A window from Leifsonia shinshuensis encodes these proteins:
- the smpB gene encoding SsrA-binding protein SmpB, with protein MPKERGQKVVATNRRARHDYTIEDTYEAGLVLTGTEVKSLRLGRASLVDGYAFVDGGEAWLDAVHIPEYADGTWNNHAPRRKRKLLLHKAQILKIENKVKQGGYTIVPLSIYFNDGRAKVEIAVAKGKREYDKRQALRERQDKREAERAMSTRNHLGE; from the coding sequence GTGCCGAAGGAACGTGGTCAGAAGGTCGTGGCCACCAATCGCCGTGCGCGCCATGACTACACGATCGAGGACACCTACGAGGCCGGCCTCGTGCTCACCGGCACCGAGGTGAAGTCGCTGCGTCTCGGGCGCGCGTCGCTGGTCGACGGCTACGCCTTCGTCGACGGCGGCGAGGCGTGGCTGGATGCCGTGCACATCCCGGAGTACGCGGACGGCACCTGGAACAACCACGCCCCGCGCCGCAAGCGCAAGCTGCTGCTGCACAAGGCGCAGATCCTGAAGATCGAGAACAAGGTCAAGCAGGGCGGCTACACGATCGTGCCGTTGTCGATCTACTTCAACGACGGGCGCGCGAAGGTCGAGATCGCGGTCGCGAAGGGCAAGCGCGAGTACGACAAGCGGCAGGCGCTGCGCGAGCGTCAGGACAAGCGCGAGGCCGAGCGCGCCATGTCCACCCGCAATCACCTCGGCGAGTGA
- the prfB gene encoding peptide chain release factor 2, giving the protein MIELDLSSQIADLRSTFDDITAVVDVPRLRAEIADLSEKAGAPDLWDDTANAQKVTSALSHRQSELARITAIERRLDDLEVLVELANEADDEESAAEARTELQSLQTALGDLEVQTLLSGEYDDRAAIVTIRSGAGGDDATDFAEMLMRMYLRWAEQHKYPVKVMDTSYAEGAGIKSATFEVDAPYAFGTLSVEAGTHRLARISPFGSADKRQTSFAAVEVIPLMEEATEVEIPEGDIRVDVFRSSGPGGQSVNTTDSAVRITHLPTGLVVSMQNEKSQIQNRAAAMRVLQTRLLLLQKEEEAAKKKELAGTITASWGDQMRSYFLYGQQLVKDLRTGYESGNPSSVFDGDLDGFIAAGIRWRAGNKAEAQA; this is encoded by the coding sequence ATGATCGAACTCGACCTCTCCTCCCAGATCGCGGACCTGCGCTCCACCTTCGACGACATCACCGCGGTGGTGGATGTGCCGCGCCTCCGCGCCGAGATCGCCGACCTCAGCGAGAAGGCCGGAGCCCCCGACCTCTGGGACGACACCGCCAACGCGCAGAAGGTCACCAGCGCCCTCAGCCACCGCCAGTCGGAGCTCGCCCGCATCACCGCGATCGAGCGACGGCTCGACGACCTGGAGGTGCTGGTCGAGCTCGCGAACGAGGCCGACGACGAGGAGTCCGCCGCCGAGGCCCGCACCGAGCTGCAGTCCCTGCAGACCGCGCTGGGCGACCTCGAGGTGCAGACGCTGCTGAGCGGTGAGTACGACGACCGCGCGGCGATCGTGACCATCCGCTCCGGCGCGGGCGGCGACGACGCCACCGACTTCGCCGAGATGCTGATGCGCATGTACCTGCGCTGGGCGGAGCAGCACAAGTACCCGGTCAAGGTGATGGACACGTCCTACGCCGAGGGTGCGGGCATCAAGTCCGCGACCTTCGAGGTGGATGCGCCCTACGCCTTCGGCACGCTGTCGGTCGAGGCCGGGACGCACCGGCTCGCCCGGATCAGCCCCTTCGGCTCGGCGGACAAGCGCCAGACCTCGTTCGCGGCGGTCGAGGTCATCCCGCTGATGGAGGAGGCGACCGAGGTCGAGATCCCGGAGGGCGACATCCGCGTGGATGTGTTCCGGTCGTCCGGCCCCGGCGGCCAGTCGGTCAACACGACGGACTCCGCCGTCCGCATCACGCACCTCCCGACCGGCCTCGTCGTGTCGATGCAGAACGAGAAGTCGCAGATCCAGAACCGCGCCGCCGCCATGCGCGTGCTGCAGACCCGGCTCCTGCTGCTGCAGAAGGAGGAGGAGGCCGCCAAGAAGAAGGAGCTCGCGGGCACCATCACGGCGAGCTGGGGCGACCAGATGCGCTCCTACTTCCTCTACGGTCAGCAGCTCGTGAAGGACCTGCGCACGGGATACGAGTCCGGCAACCCGAGCTCGGTGTTCGACGGCGACCTCGACGGCTTCATCGCCGCGGGCATCCGCTGGCGCGCGGGCAACAAAGCGGAAGCCCAGGCGTAA
- a CDS encoding PQQ-binding-like beta-propeller repeat protein, translating to MSATEFTPERSDAIRQLLLDVVADEPRRRRRFHILVTSVLASVAIVLAGGTAALALTGVIRFDSAPAPVGTGNPTATPTATPSATPSPTPTPTAAPRAIQVQSTPIQAEDVRSLPAHPSWSLDLPGQTSTCQQHYVYNIADGLALFTIGSNMGMESRAGCTVGHGDTVLAMVDTVKGSVLWSREWKWEGDAGMGTFLSVLGTSNRAFFVDESGGGGPRDIIDLKTGGTIATLPTDFGSYPNWQLTPVWDDSGDMIWTKPILDASGEPVSYHIERVDPTDLSNPKWTTPLAATKASLSVPNFYGSGLVPIEYLATGQTSGWMNSLLDLDTGALSHQSVSAAHIPMSRVIIEYRDLTEGTPHTIAALDQTTGETLWSMPFELGDSISEARATTGRPGWLAGGAIGTPSGDLVLTSPSTLVRIDIMTGEVKMRSDITHCGVEPWYWANGGRDVVSDPERNSLALVLGPATCSVDRDSGAPTPIADHDSFQWPLFGPEVTYLNTASINGGGAGTAYDRRTGAQLWTSPTVQDEEWFFAGGVLVRQVGTHIESLG from the coding sequence ATGAGCGCCACAGAGTTCACCCCGGAACGCAGCGACGCCATCCGGCAACTGCTGCTCGATGTGGTCGCAGACGAGCCACGCCGTCGTCGCCGTTTCCACATTCTGGTGACCTCGGTTCTCGCCTCGGTGGCGATCGTCCTCGCCGGCGGCACGGCCGCGCTGGCCCTGACCGGTGTGATCCGGTTCGACTCGGCACCGGCGCCGGTCGGCACGGGGAACCCGACCGCGACGCCCACCGCGACGCCCTCGGCCACGCCGTCCCCGACCCCGACTCCCACGGCTGCCCCGAGAGCGATCCAGGTGCAATCCACCCCCATTCAGGCGGAGGATGTCCGCTCATTGCCTGCACATCCGTCGTGGAGCCTGGATCTGCCCGGCCAGACCAGCACCTGCCAGCAGCATTACGTCTACAACATCGCCGACGGTCTCGCCCTGTTCACCATCGGGTCGAACATGGGCATGGAGTCGAGGGCCGGCTGCACGGTCGGGCACGGTGACACCGTGCTCGCGATGGTCGACACCGTCAAAGGTTCCGTGTTGTGGTCGCGCGAGTGGAAATGGGAGGGCGACGCGGGCATGGGGACGTTCCTGTCGGTGCTCGGAACGTCGAACCGTGCATTCTTCGTCGACGAAAGCGGCGGCGGTGGTCCCCGGGACATCATCGACCTGAAGACAGGTGGAACCATTGCAACGCTTCCGACCGACTTCGGTTCGTACCCCAATTGGCAGCTGACACCGGTTTGGGACGACAGCGGCGACATGATCTGGACCAAGCCGATCCTGGACGCGTCCGGCGAGCCGGTGAGCTACCACATCGAGCGAGTCGACCCGACGGACCTCTCGAATCCGAAGTGGACGACCCCGCTGGCAGCCACGAAGGCGTCCCTCTCGGTCCCGAACTTCTACGGCTCGGGTCTCGTGCCGATCGAATACCTCGCCACCGGCCAGACCAGCGGTTGGATGAACAGTCTGCTCGACCTCGACACGGGCGCTCTCAGCCATCAGTCCGTCAGCGCGGCGCACATCCCGATGAGCCGCGTGATCATCGAGTACCGTGACCTGACCGAAGGCACTCCTCATACGATCGCCGCGCTGGACCAGACGACCGGGGAGACCCTGTGGTCGATGCCGTTCGAGTTGGGCGACTCGATCTCCGAGGCCAGGGCGACGACCGGTCGTCCAGGCTGGCTCGCCGGCGGCGCCATCGGTACTCCTTCCGGTGACCTCGTTCTGACCTCGCCGTCCACCCTCGTCCGCATCGACATCATGACCGGCGAGGTGAAGATGCGGAGCGACATCACCCATTGCGGCGTGGAACCCTGGTATTGGGCCAACGGCGGCCGCGACGTCGTCTCCGACCCGGAAAGGAACTCGCTGGCTCTGGTGCTGGGCCCGGCGACCTGCTCGGTCGACCGCGATTCGGGAGCACCGACGCCCATCGCCGACCACGATTCGTTCCAGTGGCCGCTGTTCGGTCCCGAGGTCACGTACCTGAACACCGCCAGCATCAACGGGGGAGGCGCAGGCACGGCATACGATCGCCGCACCGGAGCCCAACTCTGGACCAGTCCGACAGTGCAAGACGAGGAGTGGTTCTTCGCCGGAGGCGTTCTCGTCCGTCAGGTCGGCACCCACATCGAGTCCCTCGGCTGA
- a CDS encoding tyrosine-protein phosphatase, translating into MDSIAQRIPIAGTYNFRDVGGYPADGGATRPGKLFRADALGRLGEAGREGMRELGIRIVIDLRDDFEVQALPDDLDGLDVEVLHLPVFEGSGASASTVGATIVHLYDKIVFQHTDVIVRALREIADTGDEPVVVHCTAGKDRTGIVIALALLAVGVDRETVVDDYAVTEGNLQGPWLEGMLELVRGYGVEVTPDLRVILGGSPREALETVIDHIEQRYGSVREYLLAAGLDELELAKLCSVLVQPS; encoded by the coding sequence ATGGACTCGATCGCACAGCGCATCCCGATCGCCGGCACCTACAACTTCCGCGACGTCGGCGGCTACCCGGCCGACGGGGGAGCGACCCGACCGGGCAAGCTGTTCCGTGCCGACGCGCTCGGGCGGCTCGGGGAGGCGGGGCGCGAGGGGATGCGCGAGCTCGGCATCCGGATCGTCATCGACCTGCGCGACGATTTCGAGGTGCAGGCGCTGCCCGACGACCTCGACGGTCTCGACGTGGAGGTGCTGCACCTGCCGGTCTTCGAGGGCTCCGGGGCCTCGGCCTCGACGGTCGGCGCGACCATCGTGCACCTGTACGACAAGATCGTGTTCCAGCACACCGATGTGATCGTGCGGGCACTCCGGGAGATCGCGGACACCGGCGACGAGCCGGTGGTCGTGCACTGCACGGCGGGCAAGGACCGCACCGGCATCGTGATCGCGCTCGCACTGCTCGCGGTCGGGGTGGACCGAGAAACCGTGGTCGATGACTACGCCGTGACGGAGGGCAATCTCCAAGGTCCGTGGCTGGAGGGCATGCTGGAGCTGGTGCGCGGCTACGGCGTCGAGGTGACCCCCGACCTGCGCGTCATCCTGGGCGGCAGCCCGCGCGAGGCGCTCGAGACGGTCATCGACCACATCGAGCAGCGCTACGGGAGCGTGCGCGAGTACCTGCTCGCCGCCGGGCTCGACGAGCTCGAGCTGGCGAAGCTCTGCTCCGTGCTCGTCCAGCCGTCCTGA
- a CDS encoding VTT domain-containing protein, which produces MIHHAGLIPWLDPHTIIDSAGPWALLVVCGIVFAETGLLIGFLFPGDTLLIISGLLTHTSHVFGLDIWWVALAIAFAAFIGGEVGYLIGHKAGPKVFERKESGLFSMENVRRTNAFFERFGALAIIVARFVPIVRTFAPVAAGVGHMSYRKYSLYNALGALLWGAGVTYFGYLIGYIPPVADFVSSYIDVILIGAVLITLVPTLIHYFQSSRKAKRKAAEAQAAAAQPGAQPTQPAAGDAAPAPRAAQPAQPAPTHPEA; this is translated from the coding sequence GTGATCCATCACGCCGGCCTCATCCCGTGGCTCGACCCCCACACGATCATCGACTCCGCCGGGCCGTGGGCGCTCCTGGTCGTGTGCGGCATCGTGTTCGCCGAGACCGGCCTGCTGATCGGCTTCCTGTTCCCCGGCGACACACTGCTGATCATCTCCGGCCTGCTCACGCACACCTCGCACGTCTTCGGGCTCGACATCTGGTGGGTGGCCCTGGCCATCGCGTTCGCGGCCTTCATCGGCGGTGAGGTCGGCTATCTGATCGGCCACAAGGCCGGGCCGAAGGTGTTCGAACGCAAGGAGTCCGGGCTGTTCTCGATGGAGAACGTCCGCCGGACCAACGCGTTCTTCGAACGCTTCGGAGCGCTCGCGATCATCGTCGCCCGGTTCGTGCCCATCGTCCGCACCTTCGCACCCGTCGCTGCCGGCGTGGGTCACATGAGCTACCGCAAGTACTCGCTCTACAACGCCCTCGGCGCGCTGCTCTGGGGCGCCGGCGTGACGTACTTCGGCTACCTGATCGGCTACATCCCGCCGGTCGCGGACTTCGTCTCCAGCTACATCGACGTCATCCTGATCGGCGCCGTGCTGATCACCCTGGTGCCCACGCTGATCCACTACTTCCAGTCCTCCCGCAAGGCCAAGCGCAAGGCCGCGGAGGCGCAGGCCGCTGCGGCGCAGCCGGGCGCGCAGCCGACCCAGCCTGCCGCCGGCGACGCGGCCCCCGCCCCGCGCGCGGCGCAGCCCGCGCAGCCGGCGCCCACCCACCCCGAGGCGTAA
- the ftsE gene encoding cell division ATP-binding protein FtsE — MIRFEHVSKQYAGTARPALNGINLEVLRGEFVFLVGASGSGKSSCLRLILKEEKPTKGKIHVLGQDLGTISSRKVPYFRRNIGVVFQDFRLLPNKNVFQNVAFTLQVIGKSRGFIQEAVPDVLKMVGLDGKAQRLPHELSGGEQQRVAIARAVVNKPQVLLADEPTGNLDPATSAGIMAVLERINAGGTTVLMATHEAAIVDQMKRRVIELVGGQIVRDERHGGYGFTAAVPIAQPLERDEPISVATPAAATPAAATPAYAGAVPAPQTAEAPMTRPHAPTSTPTAPVSVPQQTAPVQPVPAAQQPVQPAAQQPVPARQVPAPVQFATAPVTPAPASEELPDHLNFTANLDLSGLREGADRDGDQNVGPTK; from the coding sequence ATGATCCGGTTCGAACACGTATCCAAGCAGTACGCGGGCACGGCGCGCCCGGCGCTGAACGGCATCAACCTGGAAGTGCTGCGCGGAGAGTTCGTCTTCCTCGTCGGCGCCTCCGGCTCGGGCAAGTCCAGCTGCCTGCGACTGATCCTCAAAGAGGAGAAGCCGACCAAGGGCAAGATCCATGTGCTGGGGCAGGACCTCGGCACGATCTCGTCCCGCAAGGTCCCGTACTTCCGCCGCAACATCGGTGTCGTCTTCCAGGACTTCCGCCTGCTCCCGAACAAGAACGTCTTCCAGAACGTCGCGTTCACGCTGCAGGTGATCGGCAAGTCCCGCGGCTTCATCCAGGAGGCCGTCCCGGACGTCCTCAAGATGGTCGGTCTCGACGGCAAGGCGCAGCGTCTGCCGCACGAGCTCTCCGGCGGTGAGCAGCAGCGCGTGGCGATCGCCCGCGCCGTCGTCAACAAGCCGCAGGTGCTGCTGGCGGACGAGCCGACCGGAAACCTCGACCCCGCGACGAGCGCCGGCATCATGGCCGTTCTCGAGCGCATCAACGCCGGCGGAACGACCGTGCTCATGGCCACGCACGAGGCCGCGATCGTCGACCAGATGAAGCGCCGCGTGATCGAGCTCGTCGGCGGTCAGATCGTGCGCGACGAGCGCCACGGCGGCTACGGCTTCACGGCCGCTGTGCCGATCGCCCAGCCGCTCGAGCGCGACGAGCCGATCTCGGTTGCGACGCCCGCCGCCGCGACGCCCGCCGCCGCGACGCCGGCCTACGCCGGCGCGGTGCCCGCCCCGCAGACGGCGGAGGCTCCGATGACCCGGCCGCACGCGCCGACCTCGACGCCGACGGCTCCCGTGTCCGTGCCGCAGCAGACCGCTCCGGTGCAGCCGGTTCCGGCCGCGCAGCAGCCCGTCCAGCCCGCCGCGCAGCAGCCGGTGCCGGCCCGTCAGGTTCCCGCCCCTGTGCAGTTCGCGACCGCGCCGGTCACGCCGGCTCCCGCGTCGGAGGAGCTGCCGGATCACCTCAACTTCACCGCGAACCTCGACCTCAGCGGCCTGCGCGAGGGCGCGGACCGCGACGGCGACCAGAATGTGGGGCCGACGAAATGA
- the ftsX gene encoding permease-like cell division protein FtsX: MRFGLIWSEVGNGLRRNLSMVVSVILVTFISLTFVGTAVLLQMQIGQMKTYWYDRAQVAVYMCTQTDNCAGGAATGQSIEAVKKQLESPELSPYIQKFYFQDQKQGYEQFKQQFKGNQIADFVTPDMIPQTFWVNLKDPNNSAVLTETLSGSAGVQSVVDQRSYLDQIFSILNAASYTAIGIAALMLVAAVLLIATTIRLSAFSRRREIGIMRLVGASNRFIQTPFIIEGVIAALIGSVLASVVIALGVQFFVRGYLSDRIQSINFVGMEQAWLVIPILVVIGIVLAAASANFAIKRYLKV; this comes from the coding sequence ATGAGATTCGGACTCATCTGGTCGGAGGTCGGCAACGGCCTCCGCCGCAACCTCTCGATGGTGGTCTCCGTCATCCTGGTGACCTTCATCTCGCTGACCTTCGTCGGCACGGCCGTTCTGCTGCAGATGCAGATCGGCCAGATGAAGACCTATTGGTACGACCGCGCCCAGGTCGCCGTGTACATGTGCACGCAGACCGACAACTGCGCGGGCGGCGCCGCGACCGGCCAGTCGATCGAGGCCGTCAAGAAGCAGCTGGAATCGCCGGAGCTCTCGCCCTACATCCAGAAGTTCTACTTCCAGGACCAGAAGCAGGGCTACGAGCAGTTCAAGCAGCAGTTCAAGGGCAACCAGATCGCCGACTTCGTGACGCCGGACATGATCCCGCAGACGTTCTGGGTGAACCTCAAGGACCCGAACAACTCCGCCGTGCTCACCGAGACCCTGTCGGGATCGGCGGGGGTGCAGAGCGTCGTCGACCAGCGCAGCTACCTCGACCAGATCTTCAGCATCCTGAACGCCGCCAGCTACACCGCGATCGGCATCGCGGCGCTGATGCTCGTCGCCGCCGTGCTGCTGATCGCGACCACGATCCGGCTCTCCGCGTTCTCGAGACGCCGGGAGATCGGGATCATGCGCCTCGTGGGCGCGTCGAACAGGTTCATCCAGACACCGTTCATCATCGAGGGCGTGATCGCCGCGCTGATCGGCTCGGTGCTGGCGTCGGTGGTGATCGCGCTGGGCGTGCAGTTCTTCGTGCGCGGCTACCTGAGCGACCGCATCCAGTCGATCAACTTCGTCGGGATGGAGCAGGCCTGGCTGGTCATCCCCATCCTGGTCGTCATCGGCATCGTGCTGGCCGCGGCCTCGGCCAACTTCGCGATCAAGCGCTATCTGAAGGTCTGA
- a CDS encoding MFS transporter: MTSDERPFRFRSVALAAFLPTLLFSIGEGAIIPIIPVAAGNLGAGLAMAGFIASMVMLGELAGDIPSGWVVSRFGERTSMIGAAVVAIVGVVICLLAPNYWVLMGGIFLVGIATAVFALARHAFMTTYVPARYRARALSTLGGIFRGGWFIGPLIASAVIAATGSTQSVFWIFIVSCLGSVIVLLALPDPEAMFGPSQRVADESGAQVTEGEEDAEERTHGLFRTIWSFREVLARMGAGVSLVAAIRSARTVLLPLWAVSIGLSESNTALIIGIAGAVDFALFYASGQIMDRFGRMWSAIPSMIGLGLGFLVLAFSHDLSTNVAWYIGVSLFLSLANGIGSGIVMTLGADLAPKDRPAPFLGAWRFSADAGQAAAPLFVSLLTALVSISFASGVMGVLGLVGAGMLARYIPRYVPRKARTA, encoded by the coding sequence ATGACTTCCGACGAGCGCCCCTTCCGTTTCCGCTCCGTCGCCCTCGCCGCCTTCCTGCCGACCCTGCTGTTCTCCATCGGGGAGGGCGCGATCATCCCGATCATCCCCGTCGCGGCCGGCAACCTCGGCGCCGGCCTCGCGATGGCGGGCTTCATCGCATCCATGGTGATGCTCGGAGAGCTGGCGGGCGACATCCCGAGCGGATGGGTGGTCTCACGTTTCGGCGAGCGCACATCCATGATCGGCGCGGCCGTCGTGGCCATCGTCGGCGTGGTGATCTGCCTGCTCGCGCCGAACTACTGGGTGCTGATGGGCGGCATCTTCCTGGTCGGGATCGCGACCGCGGTCTTCGCGCTCGCCCGGCACGCCTTCATGACCACCTACGTGCCCGCCCGCTACCGTGCCCGGGCGCTGTCGACGCTCGGCGGCATCTTCCGCGGCGGCTGGTTCATCGGACCGCTGATCGCCTCGGCTGTCATCGCGGCGACCGGCTCGACGCAGTCGGTGTTCTGGATCTTCATCGTCAGCTGCCTGGGCTCGGTGATCGTGCTGCTCGCCCTCCCCGACCCGGAGGCGATGTTCGGTCCGTCGCAGCGGGTCGCCGACGAGTCCGGCGCCCAGGTGACGGAGGGCGAGGAGGATGCGGAGGAGCGCACGCACGGACTGTTCCGCACCATCTGGTCGTTCCGCGAGGTGCTCGCCCGGATGGGCGCGGGCGTCTCGCTGGTCGCCGCCATCCGTTCGGCGCGCACGGTGCTGCTCCCGCTGTGGGCGGTGTCCATCGGCCTGAGCGAGTCGAACACCGCGCTCATCATCGGCATCGCCGGAGCGGTCGACTTCGCACTCTTCTACGCCAGCGGCCAGATCATGGACCGGTTCGGCCGGATGTGGAGCGCCATCCCGTCGATGATCGGGCTCGGGCTCGGCTTCCTCGTGCTCGCCTTCTCGCACGATCTCAGCACCAACGTCGCCTGGTACATCGGGGTCTCGCTGTTCCTCTCGCTCGCCAACGGCATCGGGTCGGGCATCGTCATGACGCTCGGCGCCGACCTGGCGCCGAAGGACCGGCCCGCGCCCTTCCTCGGCGCGTGGCGTTTCTCGGCGGACGCCGGGCAGGCCGCCGCTCCCCTCTTCGTGTCGCTGCTGACCGCGCTCGTCTCGATCTCCTTCGCCAGCGGTGTGATGGGCGTGCTCGGACTCGTCGGCGCCGGGATGCTGGCCCGCTACATCCCCCGCTATGTGCCGAGGAAGGCGCGCACGGCCTGA
- a CDS encoding DUF5666 domain-containing protein has translation MSNTQPTEPLPPRHEPPASPYAPGVPRPAGGPGAVGPEPFYKRHGLAFAISTLVLSIVILLGLITAGGFAVANVAMRVGERFISHSQPHQVHPAQPGVPGLPGRPGDGNGGGTGGKQGGGDNPSRELVRGTIDSISGDTWTLTRQNGGTVTVTVDKATAYGLPGQPATASDFAKGDEVVIIGTRTDDGVTATRVLKLAAFPTRPPSTPGAPQTPGS, from the coding sequence ATGAGCAACACCCAGCCCACCGAGCCGCTGCCGCCGCGTCACGAACCGCCGGCGTCCCCGTACGCGCCCGGCGTCCCGCGTCCGGCGGGGGGTCCGGGTGCGGTGGGTCCTGAGCCGTTCTACAAGCGCCACGGTCTCGCGTTCGCGATCTCGACCCTCGTGCTCTCCATCGTCATCCTGCTCGGCCTCATCACCGCGGGCGGTTTCGCGGTCGCGAACGTCGCCATGCGGGTGGGCGAGCGGTTCATCTCCCACTCCCAGCCGCACCAGGTGCACCCGGCCCAGCCCGGCGTCCCCGGGCTGCCCGGTCGACCGGGAGACGGCAACGGCGGCGGCACGGGCGGCAAGCAGGGCGGCGGCGACAACCCGTCGCGCGAGCTGGTCCGCGGGACCATCGACTCCATCTCCGGCGACACCTGGACGCTGACGCGCCAGAACGGCGGAACAGTGACCGTGACGGTCGACAAAGCCACCGCCTACGGCCTCCCCGGCCAGCCGGCGACCGCGTCCGACTTCGCGAAGGGCGACGAGGTCGTCATCATCGGCACCCGCACCGATGACGGTGTGACGGCCACGCGCGTGCTCAAGCTAGCGGCGTTCCCGACGCGTCCGCCGTCGACCCCCGGCGCCCCGCAGACGCCCGGTTCCTGA
- a CDS encoding sigma-70 family RNA polymerase sigma factor yields MSEDDFDEAAAWSSARGGDGPAFASLFDRHRDRVFGHALRLLGQRHDAEDVTALVFLEAWRKRDAVRVVDGSIIGWLLVTTTYTVRNHHRSLRRYRSALSKLPMPGPQDDHAGRVDDAIDGSARDRQVREVFSRLSRQDQDVITLCIMEGLTTAQAAQSLGVPEGTVKSRLSRARKRLAELASPLANDEPILEGGAR; encoded by the coding sequence GTGAGCGAGGATGATTTCGACGAGGCTGCGGCCTGGTCGTCGGCGCGCGGCGGGGACGGTCCGGCGTTCGCGTCGCTGTTCGACCGGCACCGGGACCGCGTGTTCGGCCATGCGCTGCGCCTTCTCGGGCAGCGCCACGACGCCGAGGACGTGACGGCGCTCGTCTTCCTCGAGGCGTGGCGTAAAAGGGACGCGGTGCGGGTCGTTGACGGCTCGATCATCGGATGGCTGCTTGTGACCACCACGTACACGGTGCGCAACCACCACCGCAGTCTGCGCCGGTACCGTTCAGCGCTCAGCAAGCTCCCCATGCCCGGCCCGCAGGATGACCACGCCGGCCGGGTGGACGATGCGATCGACGGCTCCGCGCGTGACCGGCAGGTACGCGAGGTCTTCAGCAGGCTCAGCAGACAGGATCAGGACGTGATCACCCTCTGCATCATGGAGGGGCTGACGACCGCTCAGGCGGCGCAGTCGCTGGGTGTCCCCGAAGGGACGGTCAAGTCTCGGCTTTCCCGGGCCCGCAAACGCCTGGCCGAGCTCGCGTCCCCTCTCGCCAACGACGAGCCCATCCTTGAAGGAGGTGCCCGATGA
- a CDS encoding LLM class flavin-dependent oxidoreductase, translating to MAARLELGIDTFGDVTLDADGTPLPQAQVLRNVVEEGVLADRVGLDFFGVGEHHRADFAVSAPEVVLAAIAGRTERIHLGSAVTVLSSDDPVRVFQRFATLDGVSGGRAEVILGRGSFIESFPLFGLDLTQYEELFEEKLGLFAALRAQEPVTWTGQLRAPLTEQSVYPHVENAPLKTWIGVGGSPESVVRAAHYGLPLMLAIIGGGPMRFQPLAELYRNALEQFGQDTTLPIGIHSPGFVAETDEEAKDTLWPHYEVMTNRIGRERGWPPASRARFEHEAGPDGALVVGSPETVAQKIVYAARGLGASRVDIKMGNGTLPHSDLMRSIELYGTEVAPRVHELMS from the coding sequence ATGGCCGCACGACTGGAACTCGGGATCGACACCTTCGGGGACGTGACGCTGGACGCCGACGGCACCCCGCTGCCGCAGGCACAGGTGCTGCGCAACGTCGTCGAGGAGGGCGTGCTGGCCGACCGCGTCGGCCTCGACTTCTTCGGCGTCGGCGAGCACCACCGCGCCGACTTCGCCGTCTCCGCGCCCGAGGTCGTGCTGGCCGCCATCGCCGGCCGCACCGAGCGCATCCACCTCGGCTCGGCCGTAACCGTGCTGAGCTCGGACGACCCGGTGCGCGTCTTCCAGCGCTTCGCCACTCTCGACGGCGTCTCGGGAGGCCGCGCCGAGGTCATCCTCGGGCGCGGGTCGTTCATCGAGTCCTTCCCCCTCTTCGGCCTCGACCTCACCCAGTACGAGGAGCTGTTCGAGGAGAAGCTGGGACTGTTCGCCGCTCTGCGCGCGCAGGAGCCGGTCACCTGGACCGGGCAGCTGCGCGCACCGCTCACCGAGCAGTCGGTCTACCCGCACGTCGAGAACGCGCCGCTGAAGACGTGGATCGGCGTCGGCGGCAGCCCGGAGTCGGTCGTCCGCGCCGCGCACTACGGGCTCCCGCTGATGCTGGCGATCATCGGCGGCGGCCCCATGCGCTTCCAGCCGCTCGCCGAGCTCTACCGCAACGCGCTGGAGCAGTTCGGCCAGGACACGACGCTGCCCATCGGCATCCACTCCCCCGGTTTCGTCGCCGAGACCGACGAGGAGGCGAAGGACACGCTGTGGCCGCACTACGAGGTGATGACGAACCGGATCGGCCGCGAGCGCGGCTGGCCGCCCGCCTCCCGTGCCCGGTTCGAGCACGAGGCGGGGCCGGACGGCGCGCTCGTCGTCGGCTCGCCGGAGACCGTCGCGCAGAAGATCGTGTACGCCGCCCGCGGCCTCGGCGCCTCGCGCGTCGACATCAAGATGGGCAACGGGACGCTGCCGCATTCTGACCTGATGCGCTCGATCGAGCTGTACGGCACGGAGGTCGCGCCGCGCGTCCATGAGCTAATGTCGTAG